One genomic region from Parafrankia irregularis encodes:
- a CDS encoding nitrilase-related carbon-nitrogen hydrolase, which translates to MATVRAAITQVAWTGDKESMIARHEELAREAAAAGTQVIGFQELFHGPYFGAVQDQKYYAYVESIPGPTVERFQALAAELGLVMILPVYEVANEGEYYNTAAVVDADGSLLGRYRKHHIPHLPAFWEKFYFRPGNLGYPVFNTAVGRVGVYICYDRHFPEGWRELGLNNAQLVFNPSATKPGLSNRLWEIEQPAAAAANQYFIAANNRIGQEIDEFGAEAPHFYGSSYFVDPRGRFVGDVASADKEEIVIRDLDLDEISRVRNDWQFYRDRRPDSYQRTVMA; encoded by the coding sequence ATGGCAACGGTACGTGCCGCGATCACCCAGGTGGCCTGGACCGGCGACAAGGAGTCGATGATCGCCCGGCACGAGGAGCTGGCCCGCGAGGCGGCGGCCGCGGGCACCCAGGTGATCGGTTTCCAGGAGCTGTTCCACGGCCCGTACTTCGGCGCCGTGCAGGACCAGAAGTACTACGCCTATGTCGAGTCGATCCCGGGCCCCACGGTCGAGCGGTTCCAGGCCCTGGCCGCCGAGCTGGGCCTCGTCATGATCCTGCCGGTCTACGAGGTCGCCAACGAGGGCGAGTACTACAACACCGCGGCGGTCGTCGACGCCGACGGCAGCCTGCTCGGCAGATACCGCAAGCACCATATTCCACACCTGCCGGCCTTCTGGGAGAAGTTCTACTTCCGCCCCGGAAACCTCGGCTATCCGGTGTTCAACACCGCGGTCGGCCGGGTCGGCGTCTACATCTGTTATGACCGGCATTTCCCGGAGGGATGGCGGGAGCTGGGACTGAACAACGCCCAGCTGGTGTTCAACCCGTCGGCGACCAAGCCGGGGCTGTCGAACCGGCTGTGGGAGATCGAGCAGCCGGCGGCGGCCGCCGCGAACCAGTACTTCATCGCGGCGAACAACCGCATCGGCCAGGAGATCGACGAGTTCGGCGCCGAGGCCCCGCATTTCTACGGCTCGTCCTATTTCGTCGACCCGCGCGGCCGGTTCGTCGGCGACGTCGCCTCCGCGGACAAAGAGGAGATCGTCATCCGCGATCTCGATCTCGACGAGATCAGCCGCGTCCGAAACGACTGGCAGTTCTACCGGGACCGCCGGCCCGACTCCTACCAGCGGACGGTGATGGCGTGA
- the hydA gene encoding dihydropyrimidinase: protein MSSLLISGGTVVSATGTARQDVLVEGERVAALLEPGSALAEAIRTGSAVPDRVIDATGRYVIPGGVDAHTHMEMPFGGTFACDTFETGTRAAAWGGTTTIIDFVVQAHGQRVQDQLALWHEKAGGNCAVDYAFHQIIGDVDDESLKAMSELIGEGVTSFKLFMAYPGVFLSDDGQIVRAMQTAADNGGLIMMHAENGSAIDVLVRQALAEGRTTPLHHGLTRPWQTEQEATHRAIMLADLTGAPLYVVHVSARQALARIAEARDAGQNVFGETCPQYLYLSLEDQLGARGEQWGDFEGAKWVCSTPLRSRAEGHQDELWRYLRTGDVTAVSTDHCPFCMKDQKERGIGDFSRIPNGIGSVEHRMDLLFQGVRDGRLSVARWVDVCCTAPARMFGLYGRKGVITPGADADIVIYDPDGHTSIGIGPGRSHHMNMDHSAWEGFEIDGHVDIVLSRGTVIRDETGYVGSRSHGRFVPRGLSQNLI, encoded by the coding sequence GTGAGCTCCCTGCTCATCAGCGGCGGTACGGTCGTCAGCGCCACCGGCACCGCCCGCCAGGACGTCCTCGTCGAAGGCGAGCGGGTCGCCGCCCTGCTGGAACCGGGATCCGCCCTCGCCGAGGCGATACGCACCGGCTCCGCGGTGCCGGACCGGGTCATCGACGCGACCGGCAGGTACGTGATCCCGGGTGGGGTCGACGCCCACACCCACATGGAGATGCCGTTCGGCGGAACGTTCGCCTGCGACACGTTCGAGACCGGTACCCGCGCCGCGGCCTGGGGCGGCACGACCACCATCATCGACTTCGTCGTGCAGGCCCACGGGCAGCGGGTGCAGGACCAGCTCGCGCTGTGGCATGAGAAGGCCGGCGGCAACTGCGCCGTCGACTACGCCTTCCACCAGATCATCGGCGACGTCGACGACGAGTCACTCAAGGCCATGAGCGAGCTGATCGGCGAGGGCGTCACCAGCTTCAAGCTGTTCATGGCCTATCCGGGGGTGTTCCTCTCCGACGACGGCCAGATCGTGCGGGCCATGCAGACCGCGGCCGACAACGGCGGGCTGATCATGATGCACGCCGAGAACGGCTCGGCGATCGACGTCCTGGTGCGCCAGGCCCTGGCGGAAGGCCGCACGACGCCGCTCCACCACGGGCTGACCCGGCCCTGGCAGACCGAGCAGGAGGCCACCCACCGGGCGATCATGCTCGCGGACCTCACCGGCGCGCCGCTCTACGTGGTGCACGTGTCGGCCCGGCAGGCCCTGGCGCGCATCGCCGAGGCCCGCGACGCCGGGCAGAACGTGTTCGGTGAGACCTGCCCGCAGTACCTGTACCTGTCGCTGGAGGACCAGCTCGGCGCCCGCGGCGAGCAGTGGGGCGACTTCGAGGGCGCCAAGTGGGTCTGCTCCACCCCGCTGCGCTCGCGGGCCGAGGGCCACCAGGACGAGCTGTGGCGCTACCTGCGCACCGGCGACGTCACCGCCGTGTCGACCGACCACTGCCCGTTCTGCATGAAGGACCAGAAGGAGCGCGGGATCGGTGACTTCTCCCGGATCCCGAACGGCATCGGCTCCGTCGAGCACCGGATGGACCTGCTCTTCCAGGGCGTCAGGGACGGCCGGCTGAGCGTGGCGCGGTGGGTCGACGTGTGCTGCACCGCACCGGCGCGCATGTTCGGCCTGTACGGCCGCAAGGGTGTGATCACGCCGGGCGCGGACGCCGACATCGTGATCTACGACCCGGACGGCCACACCTCCATCGGCATCGGCCCGGGCCGTAGCCATCACATGAACATGGACCACTCGGCGTGGGAGGGCTTCGAGATCGACGGGCACGTCGACATCGTCCTGTCCCGCGGCACCGTCATCAGGGACGAGACCGGCTACGTCGGCAGCCGCTCGCACGGCCGGTTCGTCCCCCGCGGCCTGTCCCAGAACCTCATCTGA
- a CDS encoding TIGR03842 family LLM class F420-dependent oxidoreductase, whose product MDFGVVLQTDPPAWRVVDLARQAELYGFSHVWTFDSHLLWQEPFVIYSQILAATHRVTVGPMVTNPATRDWTVTASLFATLNSMFGNRTVCGIGRGDSSVRVTGGRPVTLAHLRESIEVIRPLANGGVAEYQGTKLRFPWGGESRLPIWVAAYGPRALALAGEVGDGFILQLADPDVTAWSIAAVRRAAADAGRDPATVAICVAAPAYVTDGTDAGLAHGRDQCRWFGGMVGNHVADIVARYGADGAAVPAALSDYITGRAGYDYNAHGKADNSCTDFVPDEVIDRFCLIGPPETHVRRLTELAALGVDQFALYLQHDHKDAVLTTYGEKVIPAVSTRRTARL is encoded by the coding sequence ATGGATTTCGGCGTCGTTCTGCAGACCGACCCGCCGGCGTGGCGGGTCGTCGACCTGGCCCGCCAGGCCGAGCTGTACGGATTCAGCCACGTGTGGACGTTCGACTCGCACCTGCTGTGGCAGGAGCCGTTCGTCATCTACAGCCAGATCCTGGCCGCCACTCACCGGGTGACGGTCGGGCCGATGGTGACGAACCCGGCCACCCGCGACTGGACCGTCACCGCGTCCCTGTTCGCGACCCTGAACAGCATGTTCGGCAACCGCACCGTCTGCGGCATCGGCCGGGGCGACTCGTCGGTGCGGGTCACGGGCGGCCGGCCGGTCACCCTCGCGCATCTGCGCGAGTCGATCGAGGTGATCCGTCCGCTGGCCAACGGCGGGGTCGCCGAGTACCAGGGCACCAAGCTGCGCTTCCCGTGGGGCGGGGAATCCCGGCTGCCGATCTGGGTCGCCGCCTACGGGCCGAGGGCGCTCGCCCTCGCCGGTGAGGTCGGCGACGGGTTCATCCTCCAGCTTGCCGATCCCGACGTCACCGCCTGGTCGATTGCCGCTGTGCGCCGGGCCGCCGCCGACGCCGGCCGCGACCCCGCGACCGTCGCCATCTGCGTCGCGGCGCCGGCCTACGTCACGGACGGCACCGACGCGGGTCTGGCGCACGGGCGCGACCAGTGCCGTTGGTTCGGCGGCATGGTCGGCAACCATGTAGCCGACATCGTGGCCCGTTACGGTGCCGACGGCGCCGCCGTGCCCGCCGCGCTTTCCGACTACATCACCGGTCGCGCCGGCTACGACTACAACGCACACGGCAAGGCCGACAACTCGTGCACCGACTTCGTCCCCGACGAGGTCATCGACCGCTTCTGCCTGATCGGCCCGCCGGAAACCCACGTGCGGCGCCTCACCGAGCTGGCCGCCCTCGGCGTCGACCAGTTCGCGCTCTACCTGCAGCACGACCACAAGGACGCCGTCCTGACCACCTACGGCGAGAAGGTGATCCCTGCGGTCTCCACACGCCGCACCGCCAGGCTCTGA
- a CDS encoding SDR family oxidoreductase, which produces MLLAGKLVVVTGGGSGIGAALAVRAAAEGASTVVVSDVNLAAAKRVAEIAAAQGCRTEAVRVDVADRADIDSLIRCTEKDFGPVDVFCSNAGIAVGAGLEARPRQWAGTWSVNVMAHVHVAQALLPAMVDRGSGALLITASAAGLLGLPGDAPYSVTKAAAVALAEWLALSYGGRGVQISALCPLGVNTDMLRNGFDSGHPSARAVVASAPVLEPEQVARCAFQGLAANRFLITPHHEVDAAFTEKAADIDEWLSGRRASLFSAASRTSGGI; this is translated from the coding sequence GTGCTTCTTGCCGGGAAGCTGGTTGTGGTCACTGGCGGCGGGAGTGGCATAGGTGCGGCGCTGGCCGTACGGGCTGCCGCGGAGGGCGCCAGCACCGTCGTGGTTTCCGATGTCAACCTGGCCGCGGCGAAACGAGTGGCCGAGATTGCGGCAGCACAGGGCTGTCGAACGGAGGCCGTCCGCGTGGATGTCGCGGACCGGGCGGACATCGACAGCCTCATCCGCTGCACCGAAAAGGATTTCGGCCCTGTCGACGTGTTCTGCTCCAACGCCGGGATAGCCGTCGGTGCCGGCCTGGAAGCCCGGCCGCGCCAGTGGGCCGGGACCTGGTCCGTGAACGTCATGGCTCACGTCCATGTCGCGCAGGCACTGCTCCCAGCCATGGTGGACCGCGGCTCGGGCGCATTGTTGATCACCGCTTCGGCCGCCGGGCTGCTTGGTCTCCCGGGCGACGCCCCCTACTCCGTAACGAAGGCTGCCGCGGTTGCTCTGGCGGAATGGCTCGCACTCAGTTACGGCGGCCGGGGCGTTCAGATCAGCGCGCTGTGCCCGCTGGGCGTCAACACGGACATGCTGAGGAACGGATTCGACTCCGGCCACCCGTCTGCGCGGGCGGTGGTGGCGAGCGCCCCGGTCCTGGAGCCCGAGCAGGTCGCCCGTTGCGCCTTTCAGGGCCTGGCGGCCAACCGCTTTCTGATCACGCCTCATCACGAGGTTGACGCGGCCTTTACGGAGAAGGCCGCAGACATCGACGAATGGCTGTCCGGAAGACGGGCATCCCTCTTCTCGGCTGCCAGCCGTACCAGTGGTGGTATCTAG
- a CDS encoding type I polyketide synthase gives MLDLGRDPTRAAAALRLTSRIAGTSFGIRVSEPAQLSRYYLAQHEEKIDTVFWPGDALAGPGGRRQLARLKKELPDTRLLIEITSLSEAATAVDAGADGLLARGSEAGGRIGELSSFVLLQQILEADQLCHGSSPPPVWCWGGVGLRTAVAAVVGGAVGVVLDTQLALLRQASTPAPTAAALRRMDGTETVTAGGHRVHQSAAARRTRGNAESWPTEVVVSSLGGDDPDLRLLPVGEDVFLAREFAARFGTVAKVVQAIRQELDTTADAVGRGASDAAFSGESPLCRALGITRPVAQGPMTRVSDRPGFARRVADDGALPFLALALANGEQSRQLLTETRDLLGDRPWGVGLLGFAPEDLRTAQLEAVRDIRPSCVIVAGGRATQATDLEKIGIPTFLHVPSPVLLRQYLAAGCRRFVFEGSECGGHVGPRASFPLWEAQISVLLDHVGASSAGVDPSTDIQILFAGGVHDARSSAMVAAMARPLIDRGVGVGVLMGTAYLFTEEAVEHGAIQEEFQHQAVAAGRTALLRTAPGHVTRCVESPYVDRFRAENNELRAQGLADEQIWERLEQLNIGRLRVASKGLERRGDSLVPVGREQQRDEGLFMAGQVAVLRSTTTTVRMLHESVTEGARQYLHDQARRLRAEYSPTDPPTTLGAGPLDIAVVGMACVLPGAPDVATYWSNVVAGRDSVTPVPADRWDTEIYFDPEASGPSGERTRSKWGGFLPRIPFDPLRYGIPPSALASIEPVQVLALETARRALEDAGLDTDEVDHTRTGVVFGTEPNSDFSAALTLRALLPAYFGEVPAELDDLLPRVTPETFTGILGNIIASRISNRLDLGGPAYTVDAACASSLAALDMACKELRFGSADVMICGGADLHNGIFDYLMFSSVGALSPTGRARPFAAEADGTTLGEGVACVVLKRLADAERDGDRVYAVIKGVGAASDGRSLGLTAPRPQGQRLALDRAYRAADVSPAQVGLVEAHGTGTVLGDRTEIDALTEVFTEAGAAAGSCALGSVKSQIGHTKTAAALASLVKVSLALHHGVLPPTLHISAPNPAWAPDVSPFVFSDTARPWSPPASERVAGISAFGFGGANYHAVLTGHPGAVDSRHALDEWPAELLLFRGADLAAALRAVSELRNLLTKNDAQGRPWPLRDIAATAAVTQARQGRVQIAVVARDLDDCARLLELAASGGSDPRGGLFVADGSLPDGPPSGKVAVLFPGQGSQRPGMLGELFVAFPELRDYLRLGQAWEGTILPPSHFDAAQGAAADAAERLKDTRIAQPALGVAGLGMYHLLSRLGLTPDLAAGHSYGELVALCVAGAFDAETLLELSAARGEAIIAAVSGHPAAEGAEPDQSAVPDQGAMAAVRATVTAVTSVLAADQLAGRVVLANHNGPDQVVISGPTADVETAIRLLREAGHSAVRLPVACAFHSPLVADAGKVFAAALKQARVTAPGLPVWSNRTAAPYPAADGTGDAVRVELGAQIAAPVRFVEQIEAMYAAGARVFVEAGPGRVLTGLVTSILADRPHVAVACDGRRGGLTGFLDAVGALAVAGVPLRTDWLVDGRDAVDRTATLPPDRHRWSVDGRSICLADGKPVPGGLVPARRVQLSPSGTPAAAFPVAPGAPAAPAPGALVSQFLQTARDNLAGQRDVLLSYLGVDSAPAPRSRSRTELPPAPALHDQTVASPGTSGTPWAAATTTPAVAPAAVPVQAAVPVPVPVAVAVAVAVAPDVTTAVVNVIADGTGYPPDMIEIDLDLETDLSVNSLKRTELAGRLSEQFGFADRSGGVDELSRLRTVRGIVSWITDQTPAPSAPPPPPTIQTDPPGRARGRSPQRFMLTRQPSPAAPGQPDLAGTSWVVIGRGPEPAIETSVAGRLVELGARVSSRVGEDLDAADLSAFDGVLYLAGWGGDLGGPELPGAFGSLRGALRGRLRWLLAVAPTGSTRTAGLRGLFRTISREYPAIAVRLLEAGPDAVPRLADLVVAELNEPPGPAAVVFHDGARRETEALTAVSAGPMASVGAGPADDGAAEAAALGLDRDAVVILIGGARGITAGFTTLLAGAGRCHLELAGSTPAPADDEDPRLAAAVDQQALIRILSGLGQESPGKVARRARLVLAQREIRATLAEVDARGGQAQYHRLDVLDTEAVHQFIKQVHARHGRIDAVVYSAGIIADRLIADKEPEEFRRVYETKVTGARTVLAALGELPFPPRAVVFFGSVAGALGNRGQSDYAAANDALETLGADWQARTGLRALTVHWGPWAPDPRHPGMVSSDLEKDFARRGVDLIDPDEGHRSLLRELAWGPRDICGVVYTASGW, from the coding sequence GTGCTCGACCTCGGCCGCGACCCGACCAGGGCGGCCGCTGCGCTGCGTCTGACCTCACGGATTGCCGGTACCTCGTTCGGCATTCGCGTCTCCGAACCTGCACAGCTTTCCCGATATTACCTGGCCCAACACGAGGAAAAGATTGACACCGTGTTCTGGCCCGGCGATGCGCTGGCCGGCCCCGGTGGCAGGCGTCAGCTTGCCAGATTGAAGAAAGAGCTTCCCGACACCCGGCTCCTGATCGAGATCACCAGCCTCAGTGAAGCGGCGACAGCGGTGGATGCGGGTGCCGACGGACTACTGGCACGGGGCAGCGAGGCCGGCGGTCGAATCGGCGAGCTCTCCTCCTTTGTCCTGCTGCAGCAGATTTTGGAAGCGGACCAGTTATGCCATGGAAGTTCCCCGCCGCCGGTGTGGTGCTGGGGCGGCGTGGGCTTACGGACGGCGGTGGCCGCGGTGGTCGGAGGCGCCGTCGGGGTGGTTCTGGATACCCAACTCGCCCTGCTCCGACAAGCCTCGACGCCGGCGCCCACCGCAGCCGCGCTGCGCAGGATGGACGGCACCGAGACCGTGACTGCCGGTGGTCATCGTGTCCACCAGTCGGCGGCTGCCAGGCGAACCAGGGGAAACGCTGAAAGCTGGCCCACCGAGGTGGTTGTCTCCAGCCTGGGCGGCGATGACCCCGACCTGCGGCTTCTGCCAGTGGGCGAGGACGTGTTCCTCGCCCGGGAGTTCGCCGCCCGGTTCGGGACGGTGGCAAAGGTGGTCCAGGCGATCCGTCAGGAGCTCGACACCACCGCGGACGCGGTGGGTCGCGGCGCCTCGGATGCCGCCTTCTCCGGAGAGTCACCCCTGTGCCGCGCGCTGGGAATCACGAGGCCGGTCGCGCAGGGACCGATGACCAGGGTGAGTGACCGCCCCGGCTTTGCGCGACGGGTCGCGGATGACGGGGCTCTTCCCTTTCTCGCGCTTGCGTTGGCGAACGGAGAGCAGTCCCGCCAACTGCTGACCGAGACCCGAGATCTGCTTGGTGACCGGCCCTGGGGCGTCGGTCTGCTGGGGTTCGCTCCCGAGGACCTGCGCACGGCCCAACTGGAAGCCGTCCGCGATATCCGCCCTTCCTGTGTGATTGTCGCGGGTGGCCGGGCCACCCAGGCCACCGATCTTGAGAAAATCGGGATTCCTACTTTTCTGCACGTTCCTTCGCCGGTACTCCTCCGTCAGTATCTGGCCGCTGGCTGCCGGCGCTTCGTCTTCGAAGGATCCGAGTGCGGTGGCCATGTCGGTCCGCGTGCAAGCTTCCCATTGTGGGAGGCTCAGATTTCGGTTCTCCTCGACCACGTCGGCGCGTCCTCGGCCGGTGTGGACCCGTCCACGGACATTCAGATCCTGTTCGCCGGCGGTGTGCACGATGCCCGTTCATCGGCAATGGTGGCCGCGATGGCGCGTCCGCTGATCGACCGCGGCGTCGGCGTTGGTGTGCTCATGGGCACGGCCTACCTGTTCACCGAGGAGGCCGTGGAACACGGGGCCATCCAGGAGGAGTTTCAACACCAGGCGGTGGCGGCGGGAAGGACCGCGCTCCTGCGGACCGCCCCGGGCCATGTCACCCGCTGTGTGGAGAGCCCGTACGTTGACCGCTTCCGGGCCGAGAACAACGAGTTGCGTGCGCAGGGCCTGGCCGATGAGCAGATCTGGGAACGACTGGAGCAGCTGAACATCGGTCGGCTCAGGGTGGCCAGCAAGGGTCTGGAACGACGTGGCGACAGCCTGGTTCCGGTCGGCCGGGAGCAGCAGCGCGACGAGGGACTCTTCATGGCCGGGCAGGTCGCTGTCCTCCGGTCGACGACCACGACCGTCCGGATGCTCCACGAGAGCGTCACCGAAGGCGCACGCCAGTACCTCCACGACCAGGCTCGCCGGCTGCGGGCGGAATACAGTCCGACGGACCCGCCGACGACCCTCGGTGCTGGACCGCTGGACATCGCGGTCGTCGGAATGGCGTGCGTCCTGCCGGGCGCACCCGACGTGGCCACCTACTGGTCCAATGTGGTTGCCGGCAGGGATTCCGTGACGCCTGTTCCAGCGGACCGCTGGGACACCGAGATCTATTTCGACCCGGAGGCCAGTGGGCCGAGCGGGGAGAGAACCCGCTCGAAATGGGGCGGCTTCCTGCCGCGGATCCCCTTCGATCCCCTGCGCTACGGAATCCCGCCCTCCGCGTTGGCGAGCATCGAACCGGTCCAGGTCCTTGCGCTGGAAACCGCGCGCCGTGCCCTCGAGGACGCCGGGCTGGACACGGACGAGGTAGATCACACACGGACCGGAGTGGTCTTCGGAACTGAGCCCAACAGTGATTTTTCCGCGGCGCTGACCCTGCGTGCGCTGCTGCCGGCATATTTCGGAGAGGTACCCGCGGAGCTCGACGATCTACTTCCCCGTGTGACGCCCGAGACCTTCACCGGCATTCTCGGCAACATCATTGCCAGCCGGATCTCGAACAGGCTCGACCTGGGTGGGCCGGCCTATACCGTGGACGCCGCCTGTGCCTCGTCCCTGGCCGCGCTGGACATGGCCTGCAAGGAACTTCGGTTCGGCAGCGCCGACGTGATGATCTGCGGTGGCGCCGACCTGCACAACGGCATCTTCGACTATCTGATGTTCTCCTCGGTGGGCGCGCTCTCGCCGACCGGTCGAGCCAGGCCCTTCGCCGCCGAGGCGGATGGAACGACCCTGGGCGAAGGGGTCGCCTGCGTCGTTCTGAAGCGGCTCGCCGACGCCGAACGTGATGGTGACCGCGTGTACGCCGTGATCAAGGGGGTCGGCGCGGCCAGCGACGGGCGTTCGCTCGGCCTCACCGCCCCGCGCCCGCAGGGCCAGCGGCTGGCGCTCGACCGTGCGTACCGCGCGGCCGACGTCTCACCCGCCCAGGTGGGTCTGGTCGAGGCCCACGGAACCGGGACGGTTCTCGGCGACCGCACCGAGATCGATGCCCTCACGGAGGTGTTCACCGAGGCTGGGGCCGCCGCCGGCTCCTGCGCCCTGGGGTCCGTCAAATCCCAGATCGGGCATACCAAGACCGCGGCTGCCCTCGCCTCCCTCGTGAAGGTCTCCCTGGCGCTACATCACGGAGTCCTGCCACCGACCCTGCACATCAGTGCGCCCAACCCGGCATGGGCTCCCGACGTCAGCCCGTTCGTCTTCTCCGACACGGCACGGCCCTGGTCCCCGCCGGCGTCCGAACGGGTCGCCGGGATCAGTGCCTTCGGCTTCGGCGGGGCGAACTACCACGCCGTGCTCACCGGCCACCCGGGTGCGGTGGACTCCCGGCACGCCCTCGACGAGTGGCCGGCTGAGCTGCTGCTGTTCCGGGGCGCTGACCTGGCGGCGGCGCTACGCGCCGTCTCGGAGCTGCGCAACCTGCTGACCAAGAACGACGCCCAGGGCCGGCCATGGCCGCTGCGTGACATTGCCGCCACCGCGGCGGTCACCCAGGCCCGACAGGGTCGGGTCCAGATCGCCGTCGTCGCCCGGGACCTCGATGACTGCGCACGTCTGCTGGAGCTGGCGGCGAGCGGCGGATCGGACCCACGCGGCGGGTTGTTCGTGGCGGACGGATCGCTCCCCGACGGGCCGCCCTCCGGCAAGGTGGCCGTGCTCTTCCCGGGGCAGGGAAGCCAGCGGCCGGGCATGCTCGGCGAGCTGTTCGTGGCATTCCCCGAGCTGCGGGACTATCTGCGGCTGGGGCAGGCGTGGGAGGGCACCATCCTGCCGCCCTCGCACTTCGACGCGGCGCAAGGCGCGGCGGCAGACGCGGCGGAGCGGCTGAAGGACACCCGGATCGCGCAGCCCGCGCTCGGCGTCGCCGGTCTCGGGATGTACCACCTGCTGTCCCGGCTGGGCCTGACACCGGACCTGGCGGCCGGCCACAGCTACGGCGAGCTGGTGGCGCTCTGTGTGGCGGGCGCCTTCGACGCCGAGACCCTGCTCGAACTCTCCGCCGCGCGGGGCGAGGCGATCATCGCCGCCGTCAGCGGACACCCGGCCGCCGAGGGCGCAGAGCCCGACCAGAGCGCAGTGCCCGACCAGGGCGCGATGGCCGCCGTCCGCGCCACCGTCACAGCCGTGACGTCGGTGCTGGCCGCCGACCAGCTCGCTGGCAGGGTGGTCCTCGCCAACCACAACGGTCCCGACCAGGTCGTGATCTCCGGGCCGACAGCGGATGTCGAGACGGCGATCAGGCTCCTGCGCGAGGCCGGGCACAGTGCTGTCCGGCTGCCCGTCGCGTGCGCCTTCCACAGCCCGCTCGTCGCTGACGCGGGCAAGGTCTTCGCCGCAGCGCTGAAGCAGGCCCGCGTCACCGCCCCCGGGCTCCCTGTCTGGTCGAACCGGACGGCTGCCCCCTACCCGGCCGCGGACGGGACCGGCGACGCCGTGCGGGTCGAGCTCGGCGCACAGATCGCGGCGCCGGTGCGGTTCGTGGAACAGATCGAGGCGATGTACGCCGCGGGCGCGCGGGTGTTCGTGGAAGCCGGACCCGGCCGGGTGCTCACCGGCCTGGTCACCTCGATCCTCGCCGACCGGCCGCACGTGGCGGTGGCCTGCGACGGGCGTCGGGGTGGGCTGACCGGCTTCCTGGACGCGGTCGGCGCGCTCGCCGTCGCGGGCGTGCCCCTGCGCACGGACTGGCTGGTCGACGGCCGCGACGCGGTCGACCGCACCGCGACGTTGCCCCCTGACCGCCACCGGTGGAGCGTCGACGGGCGCAGCATCTGCCTCGCGGACGGGAAGCCGGTGCCCGGCGGCCTGGTCCCCGCCCGGCGAGTCCAGCTGTCCCCGAGCGGCACGCCCGCCGCCGCGTTCCCCGTCGCGCCCGGCGCGCCCGCCGCGCCCGCGCCTGGGGCTCTGGTCAGCCAGTTCCTGCAGACCGCCCGGGACAACCTCGCCGGCCAACGGGACGTGTTGCTGTCCTACCTAGGCGTGGATTCCGCGCCGGCTCCGCGGAGCCGTAGCCGCACCGAGCTTCCGCCCGCTCCAGCGCTGCACGACCAGACCGTCGCAAGCCCTGGCACCAGCGGAACGCCGTGGGCCGCCGCGACGACGACACCAGCCGTGGCACCAGCCGCGGTGCCGGTGCAGGCAGCCGTGCCAGTGCCAGTGCCGGTGGCGGTGGCGGTGGCGGTGGCGGTGGCGCCGGATGTCACGACGGCCGTGGTCAATGTCATCGCCGACGGCACCGGCTACCCACCGGACATGATCGAGATCGACCTCGATCTCGAGACCGACCTGTCGGTGAACTCCCTCAAGCGCACCGAACTCGCCGGCAGGCTCTCGGAGCAGTTCGGGTTCGCCGACCGCAGCGGCGGCGTCGACGAACTGAGCCGCCTGCGCACCGTTCGCGGCATCGTCTCCTGGATCACCGACCAGACCCCCGCACCGTCCGCGCCCCCTCCCCCTCCCACGATCCAGACCGATCCCCCCGGCAGGGCGCGCGGCAGGAGCCCACAGCGCTTCATGCTCACGCGACAGCCGTCGCCGGCGGCACCGGGCCAGCCTGATCTGGCCGGAACCTCCTGGGTGGTGATCGGGCGCGGCCCCGAGCCGGCCATCGAGACCTCCGTCGCGGGTCGGCTGGTCGAACTCGGTGCGCGGGTCAGTTCCCGGGTGGGCGAGGACCTCGACGCCGCCGACCTGAGCGCGTTCGACGGCGTCCTGTACCTGGCCGGGTGGGGCGGCGACCTGGGCGGGCCGGAGCTGCCGGGCGCCTTCGGATCGCTGCGTGGCGCGCTCCGCGGGCGCCTGCGCTGGCTGCTGGCCGTGGCACCCACCGGCAGCACCCGCACGGCGGGCCTGCGCGGGCTGTTCCGCACGATCAGCCGGGAGTACCCGGCGATCGCCGTCCGGCTGCTGGAGGCCGGGCCGGACGCGGTGCCGAGGCTCGCGGATCTCGTGGTGGCCGAACTGAACGAGCCTCCGGGACCGGCCGCGGTCGTCTTCCACGACGGGGCGCGGCGCGAGACCGAGGCGCTGACGGCGGTCAGTGCCGGGCCGATGGCGTCGGTCGGTGCGGGGCCCGCCGACGACGGCGCGGCCGAGGCCGCCGCGCTCGGCCTGGACCGGGACGCCGTCGTCATCCTCATCGGCGGGGCCCGGGGCATCACGGCGGGCTTCACGACGCTGCTCGCGGGCGCCGGCCGATGCCATCTCGAGCTCGCCGGCAGCACCCCCGCGCCGGCGGACGACGAGGACCCGCGGCTGGCGGCGGCGGTCGACCAGCAGGCGCTGATCAGGATCCTGAGTGGCCTGGGGCAGGAGAGCCCGGGCAAGGTGGCCCGCAGGGCACGACTGGTGCTGGCGCAGCGGGAGATCCGGGCCACGTTGGCCGAGGTCGACGCCCGCGGCGGGCAGGCCCAATACCACCGGCTCGACGTCCTGGACACCGAGGCGGTCCATCAGTTCATCAAGCAGGTCCACGCCCGTCACGGCCGGATCGACGCGGTCGTCTACTCCGCCGGGATCATCGCCGATCGACTGATCGCGGACAAGGAACCCGAGGAGTTCCGACGGGTCTACGAGACCAAGGTCACCGGTGCCCGCACGGTGCTCGCGGCGCTGGGCGAGCTTCCCTTCCCGCCGCGGGCGGTGGTGTTCTTCGGCAGCGTCGCCGGCGCGCTCGGCAACCGAGGCCAGAGTGACTACGCCGCCGCCAACGACGCGCTCGAGACGCTGGGCGCGGACTGGCAGGCCCGAACCGGCCTGCGGGCGCTCACGGTCCACTGGGGCCCCTGGGCTCCGGACCCGCGGCACCCCGGAATGGTCAGCTCCGACCTGGAGAAGGACTTCGCCCGGCGCGGCGTGGACCTGATCGACCCCGACGAGGGCCACCGAAGCCTCCTGCGGGAGCTGGCCTGGGGGCCTCGTGACATCTGCGGTGTCGTGTACACGGCTTCCGGCTGGTAG